The Branchiostoma floridae strain S238N-H82 chromosome 8, Bfl_VNyyK, whole genome shotgun sequence genome has a segment encoding these proteins:
- the LOC118420835 gene encoding pancreatic lipase-related protein 2-like, with product MFIISLFTSLLYVCVSGKEDKVCDSDLGCFRIHEPFVPRLPTLPKKIDVKFKLHTRDNPDEPQHLSIWNIDSIRDSYFNSSRPTKFVVHGFLDDTNVDWIEDMKNAILFRDDVNMFLVDWSSSSQTLDYTQAAADIRVVGAKLARFIIFLRFLTRADEKDMHIIGHSLGSHVAGYAGERLNGRLGRITGLDPAYPFFEDKPPEVRLDTTDAIFVDVIHTDADANHKLGFGMDQAIGHLDFYPNGGQEQPGCGNDLFDYMADHGVIAGGTNYVVCNHQRAIWLFIESVNSDCTWKSYPCGSWKDFKDGKCLTCGSTGCFKMGYDADKNDLPTGARVDQRLFLTTSDRDPYCHEEIHHVKVNIGKNKDATTEEAEEMFVKLKGEVAQSDSVNVLSHRSNTKIKPGDSYGFVIGSRQPLGAIRSMDIRWVPREESWYMDWYSSLMGWLNEEPPSCVFLEKVEVSTAGEKECERFEFNCGAQELLSKQTETIQIGACK from the exons atgtttatcatttctttattcACCTCCCTTCTGTACGTGTGCGTTTCAGGAAAAG AAGACAAAGTGTGTGACTCGGACTTGGGTTGTTTCCGGATCCACGAGCCCTTCGTTCCCCGCCTGCCGACCTTGCCGAAGAAGATTGACGTGAAGTTCAAACTGCACACACGGGACAATCCTGACGAGCCTCAGCATCTGTCCATCTGGAACATCGACAGCATCCGGGACTCCTACTTCAACAG CTCTAGGCCCACAAAGTTTGTCGTTCATGGTTTCCTGGACGACACGAATGTGGACTGGATAGAAGACATGAAGAACGCCATCTTGTTCCGTGATGACGTCAACATGTTCCTGGTGGACTGGAGCTCCAGCTCGCAGACGTTGGATTACACCCAGGCGGCCGCTGACATCAGGGTGGTGGGCGCCAAACTGGCCAGGTTCATCATCTTCCTACGG TTTTTGACCAGAGCAGATGAGAAAGACATGCACATCATCGGCCACAGTCTCGGTTCACATGTGGCAGGCTACGCCGGGGAGAGGCTGAACGGGCGCCTTGGCAGAATCACAG GCCTGGACCCAGCCTATCCATTCTTTGAGGACAAACCTCCAGAGGTACGTCTGGATACTACGGACGCCATCTTTGTTGACGTCATCCACACCGATGCAGATGCCAATCACAAACTAG GATTTGGAATGGACCAAGCCATCGGCCATCTTGATTTCTACCCAAATGGAGGCCAAGAGCAGCCAGGCTGTGGAAACGACCTGTTCGATTATATGGCGGATCATGGAGTCATTGCAG GCGGAACCAACTACGTCGTCTGCAACCACCAGCGGGCCATCTGGCTGTTCATCGAGTCCGTCAACTCGGACTGCACCTGGAAGTCGTACCCTTGCGGCAGCTGGAAGGACTTCAAGGACGGCAAGTGTCTCACCTGTGGCTCAACGGGATGCTTCAAGATGGGGTACGACGCCGACAAGAACGACCTTCCAACGGGAGCAAGAGTAGACCAAAGACTGTTCCTCACCACATCAGACAGGGACCCCTACTGCC ACGAAGAGATTCATCACGTCAAGGTTAACATCGGCAAGAATAAGGACGCTACGACTGAGGAGGCAGAGGAGATGTTCGTAAAGCTGAAGGGCGAAGTGGCGCAGTCAGACTCTGTCAACGTCCTCAG TCACAGGAGCAACACAAAGATCAAACCAGGAGACAGCTACGGCTTTGTCATCGGAAGCAGACAGCCGCTTGGTGCCATCAGGAGCATGGACATCCGCTGGGTCCCGCGCGAGGAATCCTGGTACATGGACTGGTACAGCTCCCTGATGGGGTGGCTGAACGAAGAGCCGCCATCTTGTGTCTTCCTGGAAAAGGTGGAAGTGTCGACAGCGGGAGAGAAGGAATGTGAGAG GTTCGAGTTCAACTGCGGCGCTCAGGagctactgtccaagcagactGAGACCATACAAATTGGAGCCTGTAAATAA